GTATAATTTGTTTCAAAAGTTTATTACTAAATTTAAtgtatttaaaacaggaattccaaGCCAAAAGGCTCCAATCTCCATAAAATCAGTGTTCAGCTGTGTTTCTCCTATGTTCAGTTTAATTATTTGCAATTCATGCTTCAAGTGTTGAAGCTAATAAGAAACCAAGAATCTATCCTATATTCTAAACTGATTTGACATTAAAATAGAGCAGCAATGGGCATATTTTGTCCTGGTACTAAAGGGGATAAGGAAGGCAATAAATGCAGTGTCCTGTTTGGAAGATTGCTAAAATTTCTTGCACCACATTTTTCTATTATTCTAGAAGCTGTGCTCTAATCTGATTTAGCAAAATTATGTGCAAATAAAATGGCAGTTAAATTTGCTTTAAAAGATGTCCACTTTGAAGAGAGACATTATGGGGGCCATACATTGTAATACTGAGGTTTTCTTATTAACTTCTGCCTTATGATTGTAAGAAGCTTTAACATTGTGACTTCATTTTCTTCAATCTTTAAAATTGAAAATGCATTCCTTTAATTTGTATATAACCTGTTACAATTGTATGTACAGCCTTTTATAATAAATCATTCTCAGTATATAAAAAATTACTCTACATGGACCCCAGTCAAGATTTTTTTATAAATGGAGTTGTACAATGGTCAAGTAAGGCCCAGGTTGGGTCAATAACCTTGAAGACAGACCAAGGTCCAATGTATTGTAGGCTTTATGTACATGGTTAGTCAAATGTAAACAAAATTCCCAATGTCCTGCTTTTCAACTTGGAATTCTTCATACAAGTTGAATGTAGTTTTGCAGTCTTGATGGTTGCTTGAAGTGTGGAAAACTCTCACTTGTTCCGAGTTAATACAATTTCTGTAAGTTGAATCAAGGCATCTCTTTCTGGTGAAGGATGTAGCTTTGAGATCTGCCGAATGGCTTCCTGACAGTATTGATGTGCAAGATAGCATGTTTGCTGAACACCATCACTCTAAATGAAAACATAACCTGGTTAGAACAATGGTCAGCTTTAAGTTTAACACTAGAAATATCTATGAATCAGATTTCTATACTATATGTGCATTAAAGTTTGCTCAACGTTCCACTAAAATCAGTGCAAGATTAATTATGAAAACCTTTCATATGTGGCTTCCCCAGGATGCTGGGCTGGGTTGAGTCAGTTCTTGCTTCATAACCCATGCCACTGGGCTCTATCCAATCCTCTTGTCACTGATGCAGTATGTATAGTTACAGGATAAAATGAGTAAGCACTTCAACGCATGATTGTGAATAGCAAGCCATGTCTAACAAACCTAGTCAAATTTTAGTTAAATTTCAGGCAAGGGTGTGTCTGTATGATCAGCTGGAAGGCTGATCATACAGACACCCTTGATTAAACAAGATAGCTATGTAAAATCAACAACTGGAGGCAGTCTATAGATCTGGGTGAAGATGGGGATAATGGGTGTGCATGGATTGTGAGGGTGTGACTGATTCTCCTGTATGTTGCAGCAAAGATATTAAAACTAAAAAAGGTTAAATTGAGGCCAGATGGCATAGATAAGGCCTGCATTCTCAAATATTGAAATAATTAAGGCCCAAGTGTAAACTGGTGGCATTGTTACATAGTatgtgacctccttctgctcagAGGTCAAATTGAGTGATCTAATAAAATTGGTAAAAGAAATCAAAGATGGATGAGACTAACTTATCAGGTCATGCCACTTAAAGTCAGTGGTAGGTGGCTGCCATTACTGATTGTGGGTTAAGAAGTTGGTAGGTGTTGATGACCAGTTGAGTATTGGAGAACACCAGAGAAGCCACTGTTGAAAGCAACAGCTGACCAGATGCAGTTTGAATTGAAGATGGGAATGATGAACAGCACTGGTTTTGGCTTGGTCAGATTCTGGAGGAATTGGAAGATCGTGGATCAGCAGGCTACGTTGCCACCACCATTCTGACTGCAAAGATGGGAAACTGGTCTGCAACTACTAATGATCTTGTAGTTGGCAACACATGAAGGGACAGAATGTAGATAAATCATTGTCAGTACAGGACTTAAACTATCATGGTGTGGACAATCCATTTAAAATGTTAGAATTGCAGTGGACTCATGcagaaatatttaaaattaaaaccACTTAacattcattggagcagagaattaAAAGCATTGAACACTAACTCCCATCTTCAAACTGTTTACAATGTTGAGTTGGACAGATCATAATTCTTGCATCATTGCTGGGCCAATATCCAATAATTCCCTGATACAATGTGGGAGCAACATCACAGGCTGCAGTTATTCAGAACATCAATGTCCTGAATAATTATTGGGCAATACATGTAGCCTTGTCAACATAATGTTTTGCTCCTTTCTTACCTGTTGTACATATTGCCAGGCCTGATCTACATCACCATCTGCACTGAAGCGTCTCATTATCAGGGCATGTAATTCTGGAAACTAAATGAGGAATTTAGTGCAACATTTCAGCATTGTTTGGTTACATTCACACTAAGCTAAATATATTTGCATTTTCTGTAATTTCCACTACACTGCTGAACTCCAATGTTGCCATGATGGCAGATGGCGAGTATTGAATTTAAGAATGATAGTTGGCATAGATTATGGAAAGCTTTCAGAACTGTCCTTTCACCAGGAGTTTAGGTCACTGGGACAGTCATGGTGTGGCAGGTCTTCAATTCAATGCCTGCTGCAACGGGACTCCAGTTATCACCTTACTCCAAAGCTTTAATTGGGTTAATGAGGCTTAATGATTAACAAGGGTTAGTTGTGTATCTTTGTGTTGATATAAAAATCCTACTTCACTGCATTTCAAATTCCTGAAAGCAGAAAATCTGGACATCAATCACAATGTGACTAATCTAAAAATGTGTTTCGACCTCGGCTGTAGTTATAATTTTAGAGATTCGAATTGTGCACGCACAACCTGCAAGAGGGAGATTTCTAAAATCAGCAGCTGATCTGCACCTCAACCCCACTTACCCACCACTACCTTGTAATCATTAATCTCTCATCTCAAATTTCAGTGGTCAAAATTTGAGGAATTATTCACTATCCTTtatgaagtgcttcctaattccACTTGTGCTTTTCTTGGGATTCCCTGCAGAGAACAAGGGTGTTTTAACAACCAGTGTGTCCAAATCCAAATCAGTGATGCCTAGTGCATGGTTGAAGGTTATTCTATTTCTTGAACTCCCAAACTATTTAAGAAATTAGGATGGAAGGGACTTAATGCCACAAAGTTTGAAAAGCCACAGAATTATGGAGTGCATTAAAATCCCACCTGACCATTTACAAGCATCTGTTTCAAGAATGGGTTCATTAAGTAGAACTCTACTAATTTCCAATGGAGGTCAGCTCCTTTGATTAGAGTGATTGAATCTGTAACCTTTGTTTGCATAGTTTAGCTACTTGCTTTAACCAGATTAAGTATAAGACAACTGTAGGTCCAAGTTATGTGGAGCATTTCTTGTTTCAGTCCAATTCAGGCTCACTCCTGCAACTGTTTCCATTATAGCAAAGACTGTATCGGAGCCACTTCATTTTCAACTGGGCCAAATTCTTTTTCCCTTACACCTGTTCCACATCTCAGGGTCCATCCCCAACACTTTCACCGTTTTCAGTGACAGACCAagattcattaagggttatggggatcaggcgggtaagtggtactgatccacgtcagatcagccatgatcttattgaatggcggggcaggctcgaggggctagatggcctactcctgctcctattatgttcttatgttcttattataagcccactgactcccactgttACCTAGACTACAGCTCCTTACACCCTACTTCCTGCAAGGACTCCATTCCCAGTTCTTCGCCTCGTCACATCTGTTCCAATAACGCAACCTTAGAAAATGGCAGTTCTGATGTCTGCTTGTTTCCGTAATTCCCCCCGAACCATGATAGGGTCGTTCCTTTATTTCTTTGCTCACCATTGTTCAAGGCCCCAAACATGCCTTTCAAGTGaatcacttgcacctccttcaatttggtctactgtattcAGATTTCTATTaacaatttaaattccacctgttgctttgctgggatttgaatccatgtctccCCAAAAGCAACATcgtgggtctttggattactagttcagtgacattgccACAGCCTGCTGTCTcttggaaaggcaggttaattagATAAAGTCAGCATAGGTTTGTCAGCAGGAAGTCATGCCCAACAAATTTGATATTgtgtggatgaggtaagtgtagttgatgtggtttatatggattttagcaaagcctttgacaaggttccacatgaggGATTGATCGAGAAGGTTGaaacacatggaattcagggaaacgtgGCGaaatggatccaaaactggcttagtaataggatgtggagatgccggcgttgaactggggtaagcacagtaagaagtctcacaacaccaggttaaagtccaacaggtttatttggtagcaaataccataagctttcggagcgctgccccttcatcagatgggagtgaaaatctgttctacaacagtgcacagagacacaacatcaagttacagaatactaattagaatgcaaattagaataggtcttaaaggtacagataatgtgggtggagggaacattaaacacaggttaaagagatgtgtattgtctccagacagaacagctagtaagattctgcaagatcaggaggcaagctgtgggggttactgataatgtgacataaatccaacatcccggtttaggctgtcctcgtgtgcggaacttggctatcagtttctgctcagcgactctgcgctgtcgtgaaggccgccttggagaacgcttacctgaagatccaaggctgaatgcccgtgactgctgaagtgctacccccataggaagagaacagtcttgcctggtgattgtcgagcggtgttcattcatccgttgtcgtagcgtctgcatggtttccccaatgtaccatgcctcgggacatcctttcctgcagcgtatcaggtagacaacgttggccgagttgcaagagtatgtaccgtgtacctggtagatggtgttctcacgtgagatgatggcatccgtgtcgatgatccggcacgtcttgcagaggttgctgtggcagggttgtgtggtgtcatggtcactgttctcctgaaggctgggtagtttgctgcggacaatggtctgtttgaggttgcgtggttgtttgacggcaagaagtgggggtggggggatggcctttggcgagatgttcgtcttcatcaatgacatgttgaaggctccggaggagatgccgtagcttctccgctccggggaagtactggacaacgaagggtactctgtccaccgtgtccgtcttctgaggtcggtgcggtttttcgctgtggcgcgtcggaacttttgatcgatgagtcgagcgccatatcctgttcttatgagggcatctttcagcgtctggaggtgtctgttgcgatcctcctcatccgagcagatcttgtgtattcggagggcttgtccgtaggggatggcttctctgagaacaccatctaccaggtacacggtacatactcttgcaactcagccaacgttgtctacctgatacgctgctggaaaggatgttccgaggcatggtacattggggaaaccatgcagacgctacgacaacggatgaatgaacaccactcgacaatcaccaggcaagactgttctcttcctgtgggggagcacttcagcagtcacgggcattcagccttggatcttcaggtaagcggtctccaaggcggccttcacgacagcgcagagtcgctgagcagaaactgatggccaagttccgcacacatgaggacggcctaaaccaggatgttggatttatgtctcattatcagtaacccccacagcttgcctcctgatcttgcagaatcttactagctgttctgtcgagacaatacacatctctttaacctgtgtttaatgttccctccacccacattatctgtacctttaagacctggctggctgtagagatttgcattctaattagtattctgtaacttgatgttgtgtctctgtgcactgttggagaacagattttcactccatctgacgaaggggcagcactccgaaagcttatggtatttgctaccaaataaacctgttggactttaacctggtgttgtgagacttcttactgttagtaataggacacaaagggttgtggtagaaggctgtttgagtgattggaggccagtgtccagtggtgtaacaCAAGGTTCAGTGCGGAGACGCTTCTTGTTAATAAGCAAGTTGGCAGATGACAATAATTGGTAGGAAAGTTAGTGAAGAAGGTCGTAAGTTACAGGAAGATAGATGggttgggcagagcagtggcagatggtacttAACCTTGAAgtacgaggtgatgcactttggaagaacaagACAAGGGACtatataatgaatggcaggacactaggaaactcaggaacagatggatcttggggtacttattcacagatccctgaaagtggcattgtgtacaagaacaaggaaatattgttggagctgtacagattgttggtgaggccacagctggagtactgtgcagttctggttacccaactatagaaaggatatgatggcacgtacagaggagattcaccaggatgttgcctgggatggaacatttgagctataaaggagagtctggataggttggattgttttctttacagcagagaaggcagAGGGGGGAACATGTTTGAGTTGTATAAGattgaggggtgtggacagggtgaataggaagcagctgttccctttggttgaggggtcaatatgAGGAGGCATAGTTTAAGgtaaaggggcaggagattcaaaggggatttgaggggaaaaaaaaatcactggtgggaatctggaatgcactgcctgggaaggtaatggaggcCATTTGGATGAGCACATGAAATGGGATTGTGACTTTAGTGgtaattattgttggtgcagactcaataggctgaagtgTTttctctgcactgtacgattctgacTTTTTCTAGCTGCCAATTTAAGCTTTCCATCACTAACTTCACCTGGCCATGGGTGCATGGTTTTAACTACGCAGCCAAATAAACACCGAATGTCTTAACTTAACAGCTACAGTTCACCAATAGTACTTGCTATAATCAGCTTTGTTGCAAGTGTGAGAATGACATGGGTATCAGCCATGGCTTAATTGGTAACTCTTGTTTGAGAAacaaggttatgggttcaaatcccacttcaggatttgaaAGCTCAGCCTTTTTGTGATCAAAGTGCTTTCCAATTGGAGGTGCCATtgaatggcactattttgaagaggaacAGGGGAGCTATCTCCATTGTCCTTGATAATTTATACCCCAAATGCAGATAATCAGGTTCTCATATTACTGTTTTtggaaccttgctgtgtgtaACTACAATGTACccacgttacaacagtgactacacttaaaattgtctgtatagtactttgggatgtcctgcgaTCATGAAAGTTGCTAAAAATCTATTTTTGATATCATTAAATTCTAGTTTAATTCCAGTTACATTACTGTGGAACATAACACTGCAGATAATATTTACACTCCAAAAACTTAGTTCTCCAGAGTCTAAATAACTGACCTGGAAAATTTACTGCAATGTCAAATAAAATTTTGTTTTTGTGGAAACTACTACAGTTTATATTTATAAATGTCCACATTACCTGTTGGCAAGCAAACAACACTGGGCCTGTTGCCAATCCAAGCTTCAGGTCGGTAGCAGTAGGTTTTCCTAATTGATTAGCACAGGCAGTGAAGTCCAACACATCATCTACCAACTGCAACAACAAGTACAGTTTAGTTTAGAAATAGATATTACAACAGGCTCTCTCGTGCCAATAAAGTTGCAATAAACGGCATTATCTGCACACTACCTGAAAAGCTATCCCGATATTTCTTCCATATTGGTAAGCAATTTCCTGGACATCTGGATCACAGTTACCAAGTATGgaaaccttttaaaaaaaaaaaatcaaatgagaAAGTTTTAGATTTTCAAAGTCTGGACCAATCTTTACTATTTGACTTGAGCAACAAAAACAAACTCTCAATTTCCCAAGCTTGATCCATTTTTTACacccatcttagaatcatagtcTCTGGTGTGGTCTGCAGCCCAGAATATTAGCATTATTAAACACACCCTCTAAAGAAGTGCAACATCATATAGACCAGTTCTGCTCCTAatcatagggattctattctatagtgcagaaggaggccatttggcccatcgggtccacaccaaccacaatcccacccaggccctaatccctgtaaccctcatatttaccctgctagtccccctgacactaaggggcaatttggcatagcccacacatctttggagtgtgggaggaaatccacacagacagggacccgaggccagacctaacccaggtccctgacgctgtgaggcagcagtactaactactatgccacccaTAAAATCTGGATACAGTTAGACTGGTGCAATTGGCTCAGCACATTGAAGCAGCAAGAGAAATGTTTTGGACCTGCACTGTTAAGTACATGCAAGATTGAGGCTCTACTACGAGGAAATTACCAGAGAGCTACTGCTACCTGTGGAGTTACAAGCCACCATTAAGGTAGTACCCTCAACATTGAGCAAAGGTAGAAAATCTATATACAATCAGTACAATTGAACAAATAATTTCTAAATTTAATCCCTATTCAAATCTTTGAATAAAAACATTAAGATAAGTTCAGATAAAGTGTGTAGCTTTGAAATGTACAAATTAATTCCTGAATACTTAAAAACCTGATGGAAAAGATATCTCTAAAGTGATTAATAGCAATCATTAAGCTAAAATAAATCATCAATCCTTGCACAAATTCAAGCTGTGTATGTGAAACCTTGTGTAATGAGGTGCACAATATTATACATTTCATAATTTGTCAACAGACCACAATTCCAGTTGCTTCAAGAACGTACATACTGCTTTACAACTGTTTGCTATGAGACTTGCAGTCTTCTTAAATGTTTTCTCAAGGTAATGCACGAATCTTTCATTCTCATTTTCTTTGGAGCCCAACTGCATAAACTCTCCTAAACATGAAGATAAAAGATACTAATTCACAAGTCATCAACTATGCAGACAGTTTTATGCATTCAAATCAATTTTAAACTAACCTCGTACCAAGTCTTCAATTGCTTGAGTGAAAATGGATACTACAGCGTTGTTACCAAGCCGAGCAAGGGCCACAGATGCTGTAGAGAGAACAAAGTCTCCAGCCAAAATAGCCTGCAATGAAAATTCACAATAGAAGCAAGGAAAAAAACCATTTGATACAGTATTACTAAATCAGGTTATTGCATATTTCCTGAACTGACAAAGGGCTGCACATAAACACTGCTCTGGAAACACTTAATCAGACAAATGAGAGGTTCTTATTTTTCAACCCCATCAGTAAGGTGTTGAGTGCATACCATAACAACTCTTATGTTTTCCTGTATTAAATACTTTATAACTTGCTTTATACATTTTTCTCACCACCTTCCCTCCATTTGTTTTCTGAACCTAATTTGACATTAAATTCACTCCCTTTTAATCCACCCTTCTTTTCGGTCCTTCCTGTTTATTTCTCAATCCTTTAGTGTCATTGGTTAAGGTTCCATATATGGCCTTGTTGCTCTTACAACACCGGTTTGCACTTCAGCAACTTTGTGAGCATGTGTACAAACAGGTCTCACTAATAGGGCAAGCCCAGAGATACTCCAGCAAAATCTGTATATTTATTTAAGGTAACTTAGGAATTTGAATGTTTTTGAGTATGCTATGTCTAGGCAGCATAAAATGAATACTTTTACTTATTACACTTTAGTTTCTAATGTCATTCACACTTTCAGGAAACCAGTCTTCTGGTACCTGCCTCAAAGTTGTTAGCAGCTTgacacaatgaatgaatgaatgcaaTATATTTGGCTCACGAGAAGGATGGAGAAACGTAAATGGAAAAAGCAAGGCAATGGAATCATGCAGGTTACTTGCCAAAGAAAACAGGTAAAAAACAAAAAATTGAGTCGTGGATTGGCAGGCTAAACTTTGCTTTATTACCTATACTCCAATGTAAAAACTATACAATGATTGAAAAGGTGTATACTGATGCAAAAATCTTTGAATATCTGCTCTACAACAGAAGTACTACTGACAACATTTTAAAACATCCAATATTGGTTGTACAAATTTTGTCCAATTTAGCTAATAAAAAAACTTACTCAGCAAACAATGAAAAAAAATTCAACATACATCATTCTCTATACTTAGTATTTTTCTACTTTCTTCCTCCATCCACCCCTTTAAAGCTTTGACACTCAACAAAGTATGTGCCATAATCATTAAGATTAATGCTTACAGACTTGATAGCAAAGAGCATCACAGCTACACAGAATCTGGTTCTCacctgatgtctcccagcccagaAATGCAGAGGTCAAATGCAGCACACCTACTGCCACTCCAGTGGAGTGGAACTATTTTAGCAGAGATCAAACTAAGGATCCTTGCTCAAATCAAGACCCGAGTCATCGGGAGAACTTGGATGATTATTTTTGTTAAAGCCCCAAGAATAACATCTCTACTTGTCAAAACAGGTATGGACAACTGAAAAGGTAAGCAACTACATAAAACAagaaaaaagctttaaaaaaatgtCAAAACTAGCACAGATCCTGGCAATTGGAAGATATACAAAAGGTGACAAAATAGCTACAAGTCTAAACTAAGAGTCACAAAAAGAAGCACACAAGCGATATCAAAACCCAAATAAAATTTGAAAAGGG
The DNA window shown above is from Mustelus asterias chromosome 2, sMusAst1.hap1.1, whole genome shotgun sequence and carries:
- the pdss1 gene encoding all trans-polyprenyl-diphosphate synthase PDSS1 isoform X7 produces the protein MMKSDGKLLKSQHSIGMIVEMIHTASLVHDDVIDGSDTRRGKITVNKIWGERKTCAQNWSTYTGSTSLYSNPLEIKAILAGDFVLSTASVALARLGNNAVVSIFTQAIEDLVRGEFMQLGSKENENERFVHYLEKTFKKTASLIANSCKAVSILGNCDPDVQEIAYQYGRNIGIAFQLVDDVLDFTACANQLGKPTATDLKLGLATGPVLFACQQFPELHALIMRRFSADGDVDQAWQYVQQSDGVQQTCYLAHQYCQEAIRQISKLHPSPERDALIQLTEIVLTRNK
- the pdss1 gene encoding all trans-polyprenyl-diphosphate synthase PDSS1 isoform X8, whose amino-acid sequence is MMKSDGKLLKSQHSIGMIVEMIHTASLVHDDVIDGSDTRRGKITVNKIWGERKAILAGDFVLSTASVALARLGNNAVVSIFTQAIEDLVRGEFMQLGSKENENERFVHYLEKTFKKTASLIANSCKAVSILGNCDPDVQEIAYQYGRNIGIAFQLVDDVLDFTACANQLGKPTATDLKLGLATGPVLFACQQFPELHALIMRRFSADGDVDQAWQYVQQSDGVQQTCYLAHQYCQEAIRQISKLHPSPERDALIQLTEIVLTRNK